A single Deinococcus sp. Leaf326 DNA region contains:
- the murI gene encoding glutamate racemase → MSADSPLGVFDSGVGGLSVLADVRRELPFEDVLYLADTAHLPYGERSDDDLRDLTLRAVTALRARGAKAVVVACNTASAFGLSHVRAAYPDLPILGLVPAVKPAVQATRSGVVGVLATPGTLRGTLLSGVIREWADPAGVRVMQAVSTELVPLVEAGEAGGARTRAVLRDVLTPLADAGADQLVLGCTHYPFLVPAIRAEFGETFALLDSGAAIARHTRRVLAGAQLLAAREKPGAARYFVTGDPERAAPVMAALLASTGTGTQPPSSHTSFSGAVAAPPAPPIIEPIQT, encoded by the coding sequence ATGAGCGCCGACTCGCCTCTGGGCGTCTTCGACAGCGGCGTGGGCGGCCTGAGCGTGCTCGCGGACGTGCGGCGCGAGCTACCCTTTGAGGACGTGCTGTACCTCGCCGACACCGCGCACCTGCCCTACGGCGAGCGCAGCGACGACGACCTGCGTGACCTCACCCTGCGGGCGGTCACGGCCCTGCGGGCGCGCGGGGCCAAGGCGGTCGTGGTGGCCTGCAACACGGCCTCGGCCTTCGGGCTCTCGCATGTGCGCGCAGCGTACCCAGACCTGCCCATTCTCGGGCTGGTGCCCGCCGTCAAACCCGCTGTGCAGGCCACCCGCAGCGGCGTAGTGGGGGTGCTGGCGACCCCCGGCACCCTGCGCGGCACGCTGCTCTCGGGCGTGATCCGCGAGTGGGCCGATCCGGCGGGCGTGCGGGTCATGCAGGCCGTGAGCACCGAACTCGTCCCGCTCGTCGAGGCGGGCGAGGCTGGGGGCGCGCGTACCCGTGCGGTGCTGCGGGACGTCCTGACCCCACTGGCCGATGCCGGGGCCGACCAGCTCGTGCTGGGCTGTACGCACTATCCCTTCCTGGTCCCGGCCATCCGCGCCGAGTTTGGCGAGACGTTCGCGCTGCTCGACAGCGGCGCGGCGATCGCCCGGCACACCCGGCGCGTCCTGGCCGGAGCGCAGCTGCTCGCCGCGAGAGAGAAGCCTGGCGCGGCCCGCTATTTCGTGACCGGCGACCCAGAGCGCGCGGCGCCGGTGATGGCCGCGCTGCTGGCGTCCACCGGGACGGGTACCCAGCCGCCTTCGTCCCACACCTCCTTTTCCGGCGCGGTCGCCGCTCCTCCCGCGCCGCCCATCATCGAGCCGATCCAGACATGA
- a CDS encoding 5-formyltetrahydrofolate cyclo-ligase, which translates to MWDRLAAARLCAFPLPPHGHCPNFVGTRDAARHLLAHPEVAPLRTLIVGPERALLPLRRLALASGVTLYVPQGHREGWYWRLDDPAGAQLGRMAAVGKAARHPEGAQAAVLACVAADLAGRRLGKGFGWGARGLGLKLDQGLDLPEYTLAHPVMLLSALPCPPDSRVALIATPGGVRGPGSGPGL; encoded by the coding sequence ATGTGGGACCGGCTGGCCGCCGCGCGGCTGTGTGCCTTTCCTCTGCCGCCGCACGGGCATTGCCCCAATTTCGTGGGCACGCGGGACGCGGCGCGCCACCTGCTGGCCCACCCCGAGGTCGCGCCGCTGCGCACGTTGATCGTCGGCCCCGAGCGGGCGCTCCTGCCGCTGCGCCGCCTCGCGCTGGCCTCGGGCGTCACCCTGTACGTGCCGCAGGGGCACCGTGAGGGCTGGTACTGGCGTCTGGACGACCCGGCCGGCGCGCAGCTCGGGCGCATGGCGGCCGTGGGGAAGGCGGCCCGGCACCCCGAAGGCGCCCAGGCGGCGGTCCTGGCCTGCGTCGCCGCCGACCTCGCAGGCAGGAGGCTGGGCAAGGGCTTCGGGTGGGGGGCGCGCGGTCTGGGCCTGAAACTGGATCAGGGACTGGACCTGCCCGAGTACACGCTGGCGCATCCAGTCATGCTGCTATCCGCGCTGCCCTGCCCGCCCGACTCGCGGGTGGCCCTGATCGCCACGCCGGGCGGCGTGCGGGGGCCAGGATCGGGGCCGGGCCTTTAG
- a CDS encoding S8 family serine peptidase, translated as MKRSAKVLTVLGAALALGSATQASAGTLSPTLLQRARAGDQTQVGVIVRFNVANTPQGRALFKDLRVQLSGQLSKLGPTAGFLQSALNSGRATQLWLDQSIYVPLTPVQARAISLLPFVSDVFENFKVQIPKAVALSDSSSPAGTPWYLDKIGAPQAWAAGFKGQGIRIGHLDSGIDASHPDLAGKVSAFAEFNAAGDRVQNAQPHDTTDHGTHTAGLLVGSKTGVAPDAKVISALVLPNNEGTFAQVIAGMQYVLDPDNNADTNDGANVVNMSLGIPGTFDEFIVPVQNMIKAGVVPVFAIGNFGPNSATTGSPGNLPDAIGVGAVGQDGQVASFSSRGPVAWQGKINGVFVKPDIAAPGVEITSTYPGGKYGAKSGSSQASPIAAGAVALLLSAKPGTGVDAIKNALYTSASNASNKNNNTGYGLITVPGALGKLGVNVGGSAPTPTPTPTPTPTPTPTPTPTPTPAAQPTGPSGYTLCAVEGGTCTNVANKAIAFGTAGKYVFGTNDSSNTLLCTVQEWGNNDPVPGVTKGCFVKNSASTTTPTPTPTPTPTTGNSGQKPRVLLVDADRGQGADVTAALRDAVKANAVSGGAFVWNVQSQGAVPLSEMKKADIVLWAAGESYQNTIPANDQATLRQYLQGGGRLLVTGQDVGYDIGAGDFYTGILGTRFVADSSGQTKFVTKGAFGNTAFTLNAAGSAANQFYPDVLANVGSGQVVAGWGSANANAGTITAQSIRVDPNRTRAAQKVQDPRGLVEGLARTVVTGLLNQILGGNTQAQAQNRPRVRAQSAGEDAGAIVVNAAGAYRTVNMGFGLEGLTPNSRNLLMKTSFDWLMR; from the coding sequence ATGAAGAGATCAGCCAAGGTTCTGACCGTACTGGGCGCGGCGCTCGCGCTGGGGAGTGCCACCCAGGCCAGCGCGGGCACGCTGTCGCCCACCCTCCTTCAGCGGGCGCGTGCCGGCGACCAGACCCAGGTCGGCGTGATCGTGCGCTTCAACGTCGCCAACACGCCGCAGGGCCGCGCGCTGTTCAAGGACCTGCGCGTGCAGCTTTCCGGGCAGCTCTCCAAGCTGGGACCGACCGCCGGGTTCCTGCAGAGCGCCCTGAACTCGGGCCGGGCCACCCAGCTGTGGCTCGACCAGAGCATCTACGTGCCCCTGACCCCGGTGCAGGCGCGCGCCATCTCGCTGCTGCCCTTCGTGTCGGACGTATTCGAGAACTTCAAGGTCCAGATTCCCAAGGCGGTCGCCCTGAGCGACAGCAGCTCGCCCGCCGGCACGCCCTGGTACCTCGACAAGATCGGGGCGCCGCAGGCCTGGGCCGCCGGCTTCAAGGGCCAGGGCATCCGCATCGGGCACCTCGACAGCGGCATCGACGCTTCTCACCCCGACCTCGCGGGCAAGGTGTCGGCCTTCGCCGAGTTCAATGCGGCGGGCGACCGCGTGCAGAACGCGCAGCCGCACGACACCACCGACCACGGCACGCACACGGCGGGCCTGCTGGTGGGCAGCAAGACCGGCGTGGCCCCCGACGCCAAAGTCATCAGCGCCCTCGTGCTGCCGAACAACGAGGGCACCTTCGCGCAGGTCATCGCGGGGATGCAGTACGTGCTCGACCCCGACAACAACGCCGACACGAACGACGGCGCCAACGTCGTGAACATGAGTCTGGGCATTCCCGGCACCTTCGACGAGTTCATCGTGCCGGTCCAGAACATGATCAAGGCGGGCGTGGTGCCGGTCTTCGCCATCGGCAACTTCGGGCCCAACAGCGCGACCACCGGCAGCCCCGGCAACCTCCCCGACGCCATCGGCGTGGGCGCGGTGGGCCAGGATGGCCAGGTCGCCAGCTTCAGCAGCCGTGGGCCGGTCGCGTGGCAGGGCAAGATCAACGGCGTGTTCGTCAAGCCCGACATCGCCGCGCCGGGCGTGGAAATCACCAGCACCTACCCCGGCGGCAAGTACGGCGCCAAGAGCGGGTCGTCGCAGGCCAGCCCCATCGCGGCGGGCGCCGTGGCCCTGCTGCTCTCGGCCAAGCCGGGCACGGGTGTGGACGCCATCAAGAACGCGCTGTACACCTCGGCCAGCAACGCCAGCAACAAGAACAACAACACCGGCTACGGCCTCATCACCGTGCCGGGCGCCCTGGGCAAGCTGGGGGTAAACGTGGGCGGCTCGGCTCCCACTCCCACCCCGACGCCCACTCCTACCCCGACCCCAACGCCTACACCCACGCCCACTCCGACCCCGGCGGCGCAGCCCACCGGGCCCAGCGGCTACACGCTGTGCGCGGTCGAGGGCGGTACCTGCACCAACGTCGCCAACAAGGCCATCGCCTTCGGCACGGCGGGCAAGTACGTGTTCGGCACCAACGATTCCTCGAACACCCTGCTGTGCACCGTGCAGGAGTGGGGCAACAACGATCCCGTTCCCGGCGTGACCAAGGGCTGCTTCGTGAAGAACAGCGCTTCCACGACGACCCCTACCCCGACCCCCACGCCCACCCCCACCACGGGCAACAGCGGTCAGAAGCCGCGCGTGCTGCTCGTGGATGCCGACCGGGGCCAGGGCGCCGACGTGACGGCGGCCCTGCGCGACGCGGTGAAGGCGAACGCGGTCAGCGGCGGAGCCTTCGTCTGGAACGTGCAGAGCCAGGGCGCCGTGCCTCTCTCCGAGATGAAGAAGGCCGACATCGTGCTGTGGGCGGCAGGAGAGTCGTACCAGAACACCATTCCCGCCAATGATCAGGCCACTCTGCGCCAGTACCTCCAGGGCGGCGGCCGCCTGCTCGTGACCGGGCAGGACGTGGGCTACGACATCGGCGCGGGCGACTTCTATACCGGCATTCTGGGCACCCGTTTCGTGGCCGACTCGAGCGGCCAGACCAAGTTCGTGACCAAGGGGGCCTTCGGGAACACGGCCTTCACCCTCAACGCGGCCGGCAGCGCGGCTAACCAGTTCTACCCAGACGTCCTCGCCAACGTGGGCAGTGGACAGGTCGTGGCAGGCTGGGGCTCGGCCAACGCCAACGCGGGCACCATCACCGCCCAGAGCATCCGTGTGGACCCCAACCGCACGCGTGCCGCGCAGAAGGTGCAGGATCCGCGTGGACTGGTCGAGGGACTGGCGCGCACGGTGGTCACCGGCCTCCTGAACCAGATTCTGGGCGGCAACACACAGGCCCAGGCCCAGAACCGTCCCCGCGTGCGGGCCCAGAGCGCGGGTGAGGACGCCGGAGCCATCGTGGTGAACGCCGCCGGCGCCTACCGCACCGTCAACATGGGCTTCGGGCTGGAAGGCCTGACCCCGAACAGCCGCAATCTCCTCATGAAGACGAGCTTCGACTGGCTGATGCGCTGA
- a CDS encoding PLP-dependent aminotransferase family protein, whose translation MTSVPSANAPARPFDFGSALSARAQTMQSSAIREILKITQRPEVISFAGGLPAPDLFPMEDVRRAADAALTRYGAGALQYSTTEGHPPLREWIAAQAGIPASNVQIVTGSQQGLDLLGKLFIGEGDVVLVEAPTYLGALQSFQPYLPQYVEMPTDEGGIDVDALEGILKAQRAAGRPAKLLYAIPNFQNPTGRTLNLERRQRLVELTAEYGVLLLEDDPYGQLRFTGEALPSLYELGLRLSGDVDRNHVVYSSSFSKTLVPGLRDAWVQAAAPVIAKLIQAKQGADLHTPTLNQMIVTELLPILPAQVERVKAAYGERAALMVAAIREHLPPEAEFTEPQGGMFLWITLPEQLDTQTLLPHAVERRVAYVPGRPFFALGGGHNAMRLSYSNASPGQIATGMAALGETVRGALRE comes from the coding sequence ATGACTTCCGTGCCTTCCGCCAACGCCCCGGCGCGGCCCTTCGACTTCGGGTCGGCGCTCTCGGCGCGTGCCCAGACCATGCAGTCGAGCGCCATCCGCGAGATTCTCAAGATCACCCAGCGGCCCGAGGTGATCTCGTTCGCGGGCGGGCTGCCGGCCCCCGACCTGTTCCCAATGGAGGACGTGCGCCGCGCCGCCGACGCCGCCCTGACCCGCTACGGTGCCGGCGCGCTGCAGTACAGCACCACCGAGGGCCACCCGCCGCTGCGCGAGTGGATCGCGGCCCAGGCCGGCATCCCCGCCAGCAACGTGCAGATCGTGACCGGCAGCCAGCAGGGCCTGGACCTCCTGGGCAAGCTGTTCATCGGCGAAGGGGACGTGGTGCTCGTCGAGGCGCCGACCTACCTGGGGGCACTGCAGTCCTTCCAGCCGTACCTGCCGCAGTACGTCGAGATGCCCACCGACGAGGGCGGCATCGACGTGGACGCGCTGGAGGGCATCCTGAAGGCGCAGCGGGCGGCGGGGCGGCCGGCCAAGCTGCTGTACGCCATCCCCAACTTCCAGAACCCCACCGGGCGCACCCTGAACCTGGAACGCCGCCAGCGGCTCGTCGAACTGACGGCCGAGTACGGTGTGCTGCTGCTCGAGGACGATCCCTACGGCCAGCTCCGCTTCACGGGCGAGGCGCTGCCCAGCCTGTACGAACTGGGCCTGCGTCTCAGCGGCGACGTGGACCGCAACCACGTCGTCTACAGTTCGTCGTTCTCCAAGACGCTGGTGCCGGGGCTGCGCGACGCCTGGGTACAGGCCGCCGCGCCGGTCATCGCCAAGCTCATCCAGGCCAAGCAGGGCGCCGACCTGCACACCCCGACCCTCAATCAGATGATCGTGACCGAGCTGCTGCCCATTCTGCCCGCGCAGGTCGAGCGAGTGAAGGCGGCCTACGGCGAGCGCGCGGCCCTGATGGTCGCCGCCATCCGCGAGCATCTGCCTCCGGAGGCCGAGTTCACCGAGCCGCAGGGGGGCATGTTCCTGTGGATCACGCTGCCGGAGCAGCTCGACACCCAGACCCTGCTGCCCCACGCGGTCGAGCGGCGGGTGGCCTACGTGCCGGGGCGGCCCTTCTTCGCGCTGGGTGGCGGGCACAACGCCATGCGCCTGAGCTACAGCAATGCGTCGCCTGGGCAGATCGCCACCGGCATGGCGGCCCTGGGCGAGACCGTGCGCGGGGCGCTGCGGGAATGA
- a CDS encoding ABC transporter substrate-binding protein, translating into MRLRHTVLSGLCGLLLSSLAGATTVTVTHDDGTAHVPLNPARVVVLDEELLGWLYALNLGDQVVGIGSGSRLQPADLTAAGTVRPEVLKKGFFARGTLNPAARFVGSWTTPSLETILALKPDVILRSTWDGNQTYANLNRIAPTISFKSATPGYWQSGFRQVARLFGRQEQAEKVIRGVADTNRANARRLLSAGVFSRYPKVVAISPFSGGTNYIATKVRLIDDLRALGFKDGYVPKTPGVLGISEIISDEALLNLDKKTLVVLYAPSGQYDGLANFMKTVPGQRLKGQIVAYEREEYSPWAGPLVSVKTSSDLTRAILNFVKK; encoded by the coding sequence ATGCGACTTCGTCATACGGTTCTCTCCGGGCTCTGCGGCCTTCTGCTGTCCTCTCTCGCCGGGGCCACCACCGTGACGGTCACCCATGACGACGGCACCGCACACGTACCCCTGAATCCGGCGCGGGTCGTTGTGCTTGACGAGGAACTGCTCGGCTGGCTGTACGCCCTGAACCTGGGAGATCAGGTTGTGGGCATCGGCAGCGGCTCGCGCCTGCAACCGGCCGATCTCACGGCGGCGGGTACCGTCAGGCCTGAAGTGCTGAAGAAGGGATTTTTCGCGCGTGGCACCCTGAATCCGGCCGCCAGATTCGTGGGATCATGGACCACACCCAGCCTGGAAACCATCCTGGCGCTGAAGCCCGACGTGATTCTGCGCTCGACCTGGGACGGCAACCAGACCTACGCCAACCTCAACCGGATCGCGCCCACCATCAGCTTCAAGTCGGCCACGCCGGGGTACTGGCAGTCGGGCTTCCGGCAGGTCGCGCGGCTGTTCGGTCGCCAGGAGCAGGCTGAGAAAGTCATCCGGGGGGTCGCCGACACCAACCGCGCCAACGCCCGCAGACTGCTGTCAGCGGGCGTGTTCAGCAGGTATCCCAAGGTGGTCGCCATCTCGCCGTTCTCGGGCGGCACCAACTACATCGCAACGAAGGTGCGCCTGATCGACGACCTGCGGGCCCTGGGATTCAAAGACGGCTACGTGCCCAAGACCCCGGGTGTGCTGGGCATCAGCGAGATCATCTCGGACGAGGCGCTGCTCAATCTCGACAAGAAGACGCTGGTGGTGCTGTACGCCCCCAGCGGTCAGTACGACGGCCTCGCCAACTTCATGAAGACCGTGCCCGGCCAGCGCCTCAAAGGTCAGATCGTCGCCTACGAGCGCGAGGAGTACAGCCCGTGGGCCGGACCCCTCGTGTCGGTCAAGACCAGCAGCGACCTGACGCGGGCCATTCTGAACTTTGTCAAAAAGTGA
- the rph gene encoding ribonuclease PH codes for MNPSKQVLPVREGRDLLTPRPLTVVRGVNPHAPGSAHLHIGRTEIMATVTLEDKPAPHMRGMKEGWLTAEYAMLPRATDNRQARERSLQNGRRHEIQRLLGRALRSSMDLRPFRNQTLYIDCDVLVADGGTRVASILTGHAALHDFCDRMIHSGKLSDWPIRHNVGAISVGLVGDELRVDLDYAEDKVALADLNVVATDTGLIVEVQGGAEAGPISAADYTRLLEVGVKSVQDVMNDLRQQLSVIQGVQ; via the coding sequence ATGAATCCATCCAAACAAGTGTTGCCCGTCCGCGAAGGCCGTGACCTCCTGACTCCCCGCCCCCTGACCGTCGTCCGGGGCGTGAACCCCCACGCGCCCGGCAGCGCGCACCTGCATATCGGGCGCACCGAGATCATGGCGACCGTCACGCTGGAAGACAAACCCGCGCCGCACATGCGCGGCATGAAGGAAGGCTGGCTGACCGCCGAGTACGCCATGCTGCCGCGCGCCACCGACAACCGCCAGGCCCGCGAGCGCTCCCTGCAAAACGGCCGGCGCCACGAGATCCAGCGCCTGCTGGGGCGCGCGCTGCGGTCGAGCATGGACCTGCGGCCCTTTCGCAACCAGACCCTCTACATCGACTGCGACGTGCTCGTCGCCGACGGCGGCACCCGTGTGGCGAGCATCCTGACCGGTCACGCTGCGCTGCACGACTTCTGCGACCGCATGATTCACAGCGGCAAGCTCAGCGACTGGCCCATCCGGCACAACGTCGGGGCCATCAGCGTGGGCCTGGTCGGCGACGAACTGCGTGTGGACCTCGACTATGCCGAGGACAAGGTGGCCCTCGCGGACCTGAACGTAGTCGCCACCGATACTGGGCTCATCGTCGAGGTGCAGGGCGGCGCCGAGGCGGGCCCCATCTCGGCGGCCGACTATACCCGCCTGTTGGAGGTCGGGGTGAAGAGCGTGCAGGACGTGATGAACGACCTCAGGCAGCAGCTCTCGGTGATTCAGGGCGTGCAGTAG
- the fba gene encoding class II fructose-1,6-bisphosphate aldolase, which translates to MLVTGNDILIPAREGKYGVGAFNTNNMEITQAIIHTAERLRSPVIVQMSEGAIKYGGQDLANIVKDIAERATVPVALHLDHGSSYASALNAIKMGFTSVMIDASHHSFDENVAETRRVVEAAHAMGISVEAEIGRLGGVEEHVVVDEKDAFLTDPQEAVDFVDQTNVDYLAIAIGTSHGAYKGKGRPYIDQARIVRIGELLGIPLVAHGSSGVPAEITRRFRDSGGEIGEAVGIADDDLREACKHGIAKVNVDTDLRLASTVGIREILKASPKEFDPRKIFGPAREVMSQIIEHKMGVLGSVGKAGPAPVQVR; encoded by the coding sequence ATGCTCGTGACCGGCAACGACATCCTGATTCCCGCCCGTGAGGGCAAGTACGGCGTTGGTGCGTTCAACACCAACAACATGGAGATCACCCAGGCGATCATCCACACCGCCGAGCGTCTGCGCTCCCCCGTGATCGTGCAGATGTCCGAAGGTGCCATCAAGTACGGTGGCCAGGACCTCGCCAATATCGTCAAGGACATCGCCGAGCGCGCCACCGTGCCCGTCGCGCTTCACCTCGACCACGGCAGCTCCTACGCCTCGGCCCTGAACGCCATCAAGATGGGCTTTACCAGCGTCATGATCGACGCCTCGCACCACTCCTTCGACGAGAACGTGGCCGAGACCCGGCGCGTCGTCGAGGCCGCGCACGCCATGGGCATCAGCGTGGAAGCCGAGATCGGCCGCCTGGGCGGCGTCGAGGAACACGTCGTCGTGGACGAGAAGGACGCCTTCCTGACCGACCCGCAGGAAGCCGTGGACTTCGTCGACCAGACGAACGTGGACTACCTCGCCATCGCCATCGGCACCAGCCACGGCGCCTACAAGGGCAAGGGCCGCCCGTACATCGACCAGGCGCGCATCGTCCGGATCGGCGAGCTGCTGGGCATCCCGCTCGTGGCGCACGGTTCCTCGGGCGTGCCCGCCGAGATCACGCGGCGCTTCCGCGACTCGGGCGGCGAGATCGGTGAGGCCGTGGGCATCGCCGACGACGACCTGCGCGAAGCCTGCAAGCACGGCATCGCCAAGGTGAACGTCGACACCGACCTGCGTCTGGCGAGCACCGTGGGCATCCGCGAGATCCTCAAGGCCAGCCCCAAGGAATTCGACCCCCGCAAGATTTTCGGCCCGGCCCGCGAGGTCATGAGCCAGATCATCGAGCACAAGATGGGCGTGCTGGGCAGCGTCGGCAAGGCCGGCCCCGCCCCGGTGCAGGTGCGCTGA
- a CDS encoding exodeoxyribonuclease III: MLKVTTLNLNGLRSALRKGLPEWLEREKPDVLLLQEVRADPMPEALPGYAGAWFPAQKAGYSGVAVLARHPLSDIRLGAAHAALDAEGRTVSAVVAGIRFASVYLPSGSSGPERQAFKERVLGDYHAWVAGLMAEGPLVIGGDYNVAHREIDLKNWRSNRKNSGFLPQERDWMTAHLASGLTDTHRAALGEEAAYTWWSNRANAYANDVGWRIDYLLAAGARVSGVRADRGARLSDHAPLSGWVEAP; encoded by the coding sequence ATGCTCAAGGTCACGACACTCAATCTCAACGGCCTGCGCAGTGCCCTGCGCAAGGGGCTGCCCGAGTGGCTGGAGCGCGAGAAGCCCGATGTGCTGCTGCTTCAGGAGGTGCGCGCCGACCCCATGCCGGAAGCGCTGCCGGGTTACGCGGGCGCGTGGTTCCCTGCCCAGAAGGCCGGCTACAGCGGCGTGGCCGTGCTGGCCCGCCACCCGCTGAGCGATATCCGGCTGGGAGCGGCCCATGCGGCCCTCGACGCCGAGGGCCGCACAGTCAGCGCGGTCGTGGCGGGAATCCGGTTTGCCAGTGTGTACCTGCCCAGCGGCAGCAGCGGCCCCGAGCGGCAGGCGTTCAAGGAGCGCGTGCTGGGCGACTACCACGCCTGGGTCGCGGGCCTGATGGCCGAGGGCCCGCTGGTCATCGGCGGCGACTACAACGTGGCCCACCGCGAGATCGACCTCAAGAACTGGCGCAGCAACCGGAAGAACAGCGGCTTTCTGCCCCAGGAGCGCGACTGGATGACCGCGCACCTCGCCTCAGGGCTGACCGACACGCACCGCGCCGCCCTGGGCGAGGAAGCCGCCTACACCTGGTGGAGCAACCGTGCCAACGCCTACGCCAACGACGTCGGCTGGCGGATCGACTACCTGCTCGCCGCCGGGGCCAGGGTGTCCGGGGTGCGTGCCGACCGCGGGGCGCGCCTGAGCGACCACGCCCCCCTGAGTGGCTGGGTCGAGGCGCCCTGA
- a CDS encoding DinB family protein → MSQKNKALLPAVVTVATMGVAAGAALLARRRKGELKEFVVANVLERPAGRSSFTDLAQGLERGGVSLAERAQKASDTPENREVLAHIIGIERWGQNRVRVALGQRTFVRDESRGYRPPEATTLAQLRTLLGQTRAATVDLARQLHHSPPDDDFVVEHNGLGPLTAKGWLRYLTQHADLESRKLRAGPDHAPITEEEPAASAG, encoded by the coding sequence ATGTCGCAGAAGAACAAGGCTCTGTTGCCCGCCGTGGTCACCGTCGCGACCATGGGGGTGGCGGCCGGCGCGGCGCTGCTGGCCCGCCGCCGTAAGGGCGAACTCAAGGAATTTGTCGTCGCCAACGTGCTGGAGCGGCCTGCCGGACGCAGCAGCTTCACCGACCTCGCCCAGGGACTGGAGCGCGGCGGCGTGTCGCTCGCCGAGCGGGCCCAGAAGGCCAGCGACACGCCCGAAAACCGCGAGGTGCTCGCGCACATCATCGGGATCGAACGCTGGGGCCAGAACCGCGTGCGCGTGGCGCTGGGCCAGCGGACCTTCGTGCGGGACGAGTCGCGCGGCTACCGCCCGCCCGAGGCGACCACGCTCGCGCAGCTCCGGACCCTGCTGGGCCAGACGCGCGCGGCCACGGTGGATCTCGCCCGGCAGTTGCACCATTCGCCCCCCGACGACGACTTCGTGGTCGAGCACAACGGTCTGGGGCCGCTGACCGCCAAGGGCTGGCTGCGCTACCTGACCCAGCACGCCGACCTGGAAAGCCGCAAGCTGCGCGCCGGTCCCGACCACGCGCCGATCACCGAGGAGGAGCCGGCCGCGAGCGCAGGCTAG
- a CDS encoding DUF4377 domain-containing protein, translated as MIHTRLAAWALGTLLLGACTQTRTPDEIVLRTDSVLADCHGMFLVPKGCFQTWRLPENTLYGFILKNEIQGFTYEEGYEYTLRVVLDPIANPPVDGASSRYRLVRVENKVARP; from the coding sequence GTGATCCACACCCGCCTCGCCGCATGGGCCCTGGGCACCCTTCTGCTTGGAGCCTGCACCCAGACGCGTACTCCCGATGAGATCGTCCTGCGGACGGACTCGGTCCTGGCCGACTGCCATGGCATGTTCCTCGTCCCCAAAGGGTGCTTCCAGACCTGGCGACTTCCAGAAAATACGCTCTACGGCTTCATCCTCAAAAACGAGATTCAGGGCTTCACGTACGAGGAGGGCTACGAGTACACCCTGCGCGTTGTCCTGGACCCCATTGCCAACCCGCCTGTCGACGGCGCGTCCAGCCGGTACCGGCTGGTGAGGGTCGAGAACAAGGTGGCCCGTCCCTGA
- a CDS encoding acyltransferase, with translation MTWLVPIGIHAEAQSAFDHFLADLERCLADPRTDRAELCRDVLAEVMYGRPYAQLLSDAPMAALNLDPRNVTFEAEYYMATDQEKFARVKPLLWLWKNLDLTPFGQNPVTGIPLRRLLAGHIFKKVGRNFKCWQNVEFSVGYNMEVGDDVVVHRHVLLDDIGGIELHDDASVSDYVNIYSHTHSVLDGPDVTLRRTVIGRGARITYHSTVLAGSVVSDDGMLATHALLRSDIPPHGIAMGVPARVTRFKLRPEGQEYEVDAARHPRVPDRKANPQFPDPTPGQTRAPGAEPTGTPAAVGAPSTGTAGEG, from the coding sequence GTGACCTGGCTCGTGCCCATCGGTATCCATGCGGAGGCCCAGAGCGCCTTCGACCACTTTCTGGCCGACCTGGAACGCTGTCTGGCCGACCCACGAACGGACCGCGCCGAACTCTGCCGTGACGTCCTGGCCGAGGTGATGTACGGCCGCCCCTACGCGCAGCTCCTGTCGGACGCGCCGATGGCGGCCCTGAATCTCGACCCGCGCAACGTGACCTTCGAAGCCGAGTACTACATGGCGACCGATCAGGAGAAGTTCGCCCGCGTCAAGCCGCTGCTGTGGCTGTGGAAGAACCTCGACCTGACGCCCTTCGGCCAGAACCCCGTGACGGGAATTCCGCTGCGGCGACTGCTGGCCGGCCACATCTTCAAGAAGGTCGGCCGGAACTTCAAATGCTGGCAGAACGTCGAGTTCTCGGTGGGCTACAACATGGAGGTAGGAGACGACGTGGTCGTCCACCGCCACGTGCTGCTCGACGACATCGGCGGAATCGAACTGCACGACGACGCCTCGGTGAGCGACTACGTCAACATCTACAGCCACACGCACTCGGTGCTCGACGGCCCCGACGTGACGCTGCGGCGTACCGTGATCGGCCGGGGCGCGCGCATCACCTACCACTCGACCGTCCTGGCCGGCAGCGTCGTCAGCGACGACGGCATGCTCGCCACCCACGCCCTGCTGCGCAGCGACATCCCGCCGCACGGCATCGCGATGGGGGTGCCCGCGCGGGTGACGCGCTTCAAACTGCGCCCCGAGGGGCAGGAGTACGAGGTTGACGCCGCTCGCCACCCACGCGTGCCCGACCGCAAGGCCAACCCGCAGTTCCCGGACCCCACGCCGGGCCAGACCCGCGCCCCTGGGGCCGAGCCTACAGGCACGCCGGCCGCTGTTGGCGCCCCCTCCACCGGTACGGCGGGCGAAGGCTGA